One stretch of Desulfatibacillum aliphaticivorans DSM 15576 DNA includes these proteins:
- a CDS encoding TraR/DksA family transcriptional regulator, translating into MDEKQKQDLKVKIQEQIKILKKDIASLEEATRPISPDNAIGRISRMEAINAKSVNEKALANAKARMNGLLRALDNIGDPDFGYCAICDEEIPIGRIMLMPESDVCVKCAQKA; encoded by the coding sequence ATGGACGAAAAACAAAAGCAGGACCTCAAAGTAAAAATTCAGGAGCAGATCAAAATCCTGAAAAAGGATATCGCCTCCCTGGAAGAGGCCACCCGCCCCATTTCCCCGGACAACGCCATAGGCAGAATCTCCCGCATGGAGGCCATCAACGCCAAGAGCGTGAATGAAAAGGCCCTGGCCAACGCCAAGGCCCGAATGAACGGCCTCCTGCGCGCCCTGGACAACATCGGCGACCCGGATTTCGGCTACTGCGCCATCTGCGACGAGGAAATCCCCATAGGCCGGATCATGCTCATGCCCGAGTCCGACGTCTGCGTCAAATGCGCCCAAAAAGCATAA
- a CDS encoding AMP-binding protein has product MEKIWLKNYQDGVPEEIDLSEYSSIPDIMDQAYAKFGPKPAFHQMGKSITYDELNELSKKFASFLQNDLGLKQGARVALMMPNVLQYPIALFGILRAGMVAVNVNPLYTARELEHQLNDSGAEAILIFANSASVLQQVLGNTPVKHVMITEIGDMLGFPKSLLVNTVIKRVKKMVPPFSLPNAMKFKAALAKGNSATYKPAKITLDDLAFLQYTGGTTGVSKGAELTHRNIVANVLQARAWISGKIEDGKEIMITPLPLYHIFSLTANCLTFSSIGALNVLITNPRDIPGFVKELNKWKFTSMTGVNTLFNALINDPEFAKVDFSSFKLALGGGMAVQEPVALKWKEITGKPLVEAYGLTETSPAASINRMDLKAYNGYIGLPISSTLFAIRDDDGNDLPLNEVGEICIKGPQVFRGYYKRPEETEKAFWSDGFFKTGDMGFMTEEGFIKLVDRKKDMILVSGFNVYPNEIEDVVAGHPKVLECAAVGVPDAKSGELVKLFVVAKDPSLTEEELKAFCKENFTGYKVPKFYEFRDELPKTNVGKILRKDLRQ; this is encoded by the coding sequence ATGGAAAAAATCTGGCTGAAAAACTATCAGGACGGAGTCCCGGAAGAAATCGATCTGAGCGAGTACAGCTCCATTCCTGATATTATGGACCAGGCTTACGCCAAATTCGGTCCCAAACCCGCTTTTCACCAAATGGGCAAGAGCATTACCTATGATGAATTAAACGAGTTGAGCAAAAAGTTCGCCAGTTTTCTCCAGAACGACCTGGGGCTGAAGCAGGGCGCCAGGGTGGCCCTGATGATGCCCAATGTCCTGCAGTATCCCATTGCCCTGTTTGGAATTCTTCGCGCCGGCATGGTGGCGGTCAACGTCAACCCCCTGTACACGGCCAGGGAGTTGGAGCATCAGTTGAACGACTCGGGCGCCGAAGCCATCCTGATTTTCGCCAACTCGGCCAGCGTCCTGCAGCAGGTGCTCGGCAATACGCCCGTCAAGCACGTCATGATCACGGAAATCGGCGACATGCTGGGATTCCCCAAGAGCCTGCTGGTCAACACGGTCATCAAACGCGTGAAGAAGATGGTGCCGCCGTTCAGCCTGCCCAACGCCATGAAGTTCAAGGCGGCTTTGGCCAAGGGAAATTCTGCGACCTACAAGCCGGCGAAGATTACTTTGGACGACCTGGCCTTCCTGCAATACACCGGCGGCACTACGGGCGTTTCCAAGGGCGCTGAGTTGACGCACAGGAACATCGTGGCCAACGTGCTCCAGGCCCGGGCGTGGATCAGCGGAAAAATCGAGGACGGCAAGGAAATCATGATTACGCCCCTGCCGCTCTACCACATCTTTTCCCTGACCGCCAACTGCCTGACCTTTTCGTCCATTGGCGCCTTGAACGTGCTCATCACCAATCCCAGGGACATCCCGGGCTTTGTCAAGGAACTGAACAAATGGAAGTTCACCTCCATGACCGGCGTCAACACGCTGTTTAACGCCTTGATCAACGATCCCGAATTCGCCAAGGTGGACTTCTCCAGCTTTAAGCTGGCCCTGGGCGGCGGCATGGCGGTCCAGGAGCCCGTGGCCCTCAAATGGAAGGAAATCACCGGCAAGCCCCTGGTCGAAGCCTACGGTCTCACCGAAACCTCGCCGGCCGCTTCCATCAACCGCATGGACCTGAAGGCCTATAACGGCTACATCGGCCTGCCCATATCCTCCACCCTGTTCGCCATCCGGGACGACGACGGCAATGACCTGCCCTTGAACGAGGTGGGGGAAATCTGCATCAAAGGCCCCCAGGTGTTCCGCGGATACTACAAAAGGCCCGAAGAAACCGAAAAGGCCTTCTGGAGCGACGGCTTTTTCAAGACCGGCGACATGGGCTTCATGACCGAGGAAGGCTTCATCAAACTGGTGGACCGGAAAAAGGACATGATCCTGGTTTCCGGCTTCAACGTCTATCCCAACGAAATCGAAGACGTGGTGGCCGGCCATCCCAAGGTTTTGGAATGCGCGGCCGTGGGCGTGCCCGACGCCAAGAGCGGGGAATTGGTCAAGCTCTTTGTGGTTGCAAAGGATCCCTCCCTCACTGAAGAGGAGTTAAAGGCCTTCTGCAAGGAAAATTTCACGGGCTACAAGGTTCCCAAGTTCTATGAGTTCCGGGACGAATTGCCCAAGACCAACGTGGGTAAGATCCTCCGCAAGGATCTTCGCCAATAG